The following are encoded in a window of Balaenoptera ricei isolate mBalRic1 chromosome 1, mBalRic1.hap2, whole genome shotgun sequence genomic DNA:
- the DIRAS3 gene encoding GTP-binding protein Di-Ras3 gives MGNSCFGLKERLMKRLRPLPTVIVIRTCLPQRRSRDFRVVVLGSAGVGKSALVQRWVRGNFREAYLPTIEDTYRQALGCSHKAGALHITDTTGGRRYRGLQRLAIARGHAFILVYSVTKKQTLEELKPLYELIRQLKGNNPQKCPIILVGNKCDESHREVSEKEGAAYASEWNCAFLETSAKMNINVQELFQMLINFEKKPAAAAAGAQPPQKKSQIPKTAEKLLGKCIIM, from the coding sequence ATGGGCAACTCCTGCTTTGGCCTCAAGGAACGGCTGATGAAGCGGCTGCGGCCTCTGCCTACCGTGATCGTCATCCGTACCTGCCTGCCCCAGAGGAGGAGCAGAGATTTCCGCGTGGTGGTGCTCGGCTCGGCCGGCGTGGGCAAGAGCGCGCTGGTGCAGAGGTGGGTGCGCGGCAACTTCCGTGAGGCGTATCTGCCGACCATCGAAGATACCTACCGCCAGGCGCTGGGCTGTAGCCACAAGGCGGGCGCGCTGCACATCACCGACACCACCGGCGGCCGCCGCTACCGGGGCCTGCAGCGCCTCGCCATTGCCAGGGGTCACGCCTTCATCCTGGTCTACTCCGTCACCAAGAAGCAAACCCTGGAGGAGCTGAAGCCCCTCTATGAGCTGATCCGTCAACTCAAAGGCAACAACCCGCAAAAGTGCCCCATCATCCTGGTGGGCAACAAGTGCGATGAGAGCCACCGGGAGGTGAGCGAGAAGGAAGGTGCCGCCTACGCGTCGGAGTGGAATTGCGCCTTCTTGGAGACCTCCGCCAAGATGAATATCAATGTGCAGGAGCTGTTCCAGATGCTGATCAACTTCGAGAAGaagcccgccgccgccgccgccggcgccCAGCCTCCCCAGAAGAAATCCCAGATCCCCAAGACCGCCGAGAAGCTGCTGGGCAAGTGCATCATCATGTGA